The DNA region ACCTGCATTTTCCTCTCACCTTTTTAAAGTTGAAACTTCTGAAAAATTCCTATACTCTTCTTAACTTAAAGCATTATTAACTTTTCGTATAAGtacttaaatattttgagttaaaCTTGCTTAGTAGGGTCTTTTTCCAACAAAAACAGATCTGCCTCTGGtgacctctctctcccttgttctttttctagcatACAATGCCTTCTTAAACAAGATACAGACAGTTCCAGTGGTTTACGTACCAACCCTAGGAACACCACAACCAGGTAAACAATCAGCACCCTCACCTTTGAAAAGCTCAAATATCCATGTTTATTCATCTCTCTTCCCGCTTTATTTCTAGGTTTTGCCCCCACACGTTCTCCCCCACCTTTCACGAGTCCACAGTCCCCACCGGTCCAGAATCGGCTACAACATTGGCTGTGGAGTGTAAGGCACGAACGTCCACTTGGACACGTCCCCTGAACTGTAGACGACTGGAGATTTCTAGCCCTAGACCAGGAGCCGTAAGCCCCCAAACAAGGCTTCTGAGAATTATAAAAGGTTTTAAGCTATTCTACACTAACGTGTGTCAGACtgggtttttttaatagtttattttgagagagcacgcatgccTGCAAAAGTGAatggtgggaggagcagagaggagagaatcccaagcaggctccatgctgacagcaaggggCCTGATGCCAGCCTTGGATCCATGCGATCAGGACCGAGTcaagatcaagactcagatgcttaactgactgagccacccagccgcccctgggCTGTCTTTTAGAGATCGACTGCTGGTTCCGAAttctaagaaaatacaaaagtgaaagaaatgcCTGGTATATAGTATCTCAGATTTTTATCAAGCTCTTAAGATGGACTCAATGAGCCCAGCTGGATAGAAAGGCCCCAGAGGGACCTTTTAAGTGCTTGGTCACTTACTTGCCCCAAATAACTCTCAGCAGTCCACTCTTCCGGTTGTCCCTCAATACTTGACATAGGAACTTCCTAGCAGTAAAACCAAGACAATAAACAGAACGTATCCAAAATCCGTTTATTGGGATAGTTCCCCACTCATGTTGACTCCGGGTGCGTTTAGTGCTGCTTCCGTCTAAAGGAGCATCCTGCAAGGAAAAGGTTCAGAGGTTACCGGACGGCAGCGTAGTTGCCGCCGCGCCCCCCTGGCTCTCCTCGCACGTCCCGCGGGGAGCTCGCAGTCGCTAGCTCCCGTGTTGCGCCTCATCCCCCGTCGTCCCCGCTTTAGACCGGAGTGTCCGAGACTAAGAAGGAACATGAGGTTCCCGAAACTTTTCCGGGGCGAGGCGGGTAGACGGAGTCGACTTTCAAGCAAGGAACGCACGACCCTCCCTCTAAAGCTCGCGACAAAGTGACGACACCGCGCAGCGGCTCACCTTCTGTGAGCCTTGCTTTTCCTCCTGTCGGCTGGCACAGGACGGTGGAGCAGCCCACACACAGCACCACCGTCTGCGCGTGGCTGAACACGGTGGTGATTTTGTAGCACCCTGCGAACCAACAAGCGGGGAGTCGAGGCCAGCCCggcccccgacccccaccccgcGCCGGCCGCCCCGGGACCCCGagcggcccccgcccccggccctcaCCCGGGCACTTCACGTCCATGAAGTAGGAGTTGGGGCTCTGCACCAGGCGCTTCTTCTTgtgcttcctcttctcctcttccgGGGACGGGTGCAGGAGGTCCTTCGCGAGCTGCGGGAGGCAGACGGGCGCGGTCAGGGCGGCGGCGGGCCCCGGGCGGCAGCGGTTCCACTAGCAGCAGCAGCCCGCGCCGCCCGGCGTCCGCAGCGGGGCCGCCATCTTACCGCCGCCCCGGGCCGCGCGGCCCCCGCCCCGGGCGCCCCGGGCCCGAGCCCCGGAGCCCGCGGCCGGCCCCCGCTGCCCGTCCGCGGCGCAGGGGCGCGAGCGCGCGCGCGGGCGGCGAGGGCTCCGCCGGGACGCGGGCCGAGGAACTCACGGGCATGTTCTCGTGGGCAGGTCGTCACCGCCGGAAAGGAGCGAAAGCGGAAATCCTGCCGCTTATATCCGCCGCCCGCCGGAAGTGACGCGCGCGCGCCCGGCCGCCATGCCGGGGTCCGCGCGCCGCCTGCGGCTGGCTGGAGCGGACGCCTCCCGCCCGGCCTGCCGAGGGGGCTGCGGCGCGACCCCAGCCAGGCCCTGCCCTTCTCGACTTCCTTCGTGTTCCCCAGCTGGTTTCCTTTGCCATGTTAACACCGCAGGCATGTAGACACGGCGGAAGCCCTCGTCCTGGTTCCCACCTCCTCGCCTACCCTCTTAACCGCTGTGAGGTTTTTTGTCGTGTCCCCCGGCCTTTCTCCTCTGACGGCGGTCCCGTCAAGTACTCGGGTGCTCCCCGCGGCGAGTCCATCCATGACCGCCGTCAGGTcgccccctccccgtcccctcgCGGCCCGCGCGGTACCGCCCACCCTCTGCAGTGCGCGCGCGGGGACGGCCGCGTTGGGACCCGTGCGACACACAGACGTGCCTGGGACAGTGTTTGCTCCTGTGGCGCAGGTACCGCCCGCGGGGCGTCGTGCAGCCTGGCGCCGGTGAGGGACGGGCGCACTTTGTTCTCAGCGCCCCGCTCGCGGCCCAGAAAGTCCcgtgaggaagtgacatttaggCCGAAATCTGAAGGACGTGGAGTCCACCGTGCGACTGTCGGGGAGAAGCCAAAACCCGGGGCCGGAGGAGCGTGGCGTAGCTGAGCAGGGGGGAGGCGAGGCGGCCAGAGAGAGCTAAGGGCTGAGCGCACGGGCTTAGTTCCAGGGAGACCTGAACCCCCGGGGCTGAGGAGGCCACATCCCGGCCAACGAAAAAGTAAAAGAACGGGCAGATTTGTGTCCGAACAGTTCGGGGGGATGGCAGCGTGATTTCAAGGACGGGTGCGAGACGGCCCGGCCGGGGGAAGAAATAGGGAAACCGTGGAGTTTGTGGCACGGCCGGAAGGCCGACCGGGAGGCGAGAGGACGCGCAGAAGGGGGCTGGCAGGGGGCCAGCAGAGGCACAGCCCGGACACTGCGCGCGGACGGCTCGACTGGCCCCTGTCGGAGACGCAGACGCTTTGCATGCTGTGTTTCCACCGGCACGGCCAGCCTGTGCCCGGATCGCCGTGTTCCCACGCTCCAGCGCCCCGGTGGCCTCGTCACAGCCCTTCCGCGAGGGATGAGGGCGCGGCCTCCGCTGTGTTCTCAACATGCGCGCCTCGTCGAAAGAACGAGGCCAGGCATTTTCAGTCCCAAGCTCTGTCTTGCCGCACTGGCTTGTCGGAGAAACCGCACACGGTCCCAGCTGGAGGACTGTTGCTAATGAAACCCCGAACGTGTCTCGGTGGAGACGGAGGGAGGGGtgcggcggggcgggcgggcgctGCGTGTTCACTCTGCTCCACCAGGGGGCAGACCCGCCCAACAAGTAGCCTTGTCTTCCAGAGCATCCCGCTCTTTTCAAACGGAGCTGGTCTCCCAACTGAGGGCTGGGAACAGCAACACCGGAATTCGCGCGCCGCCCCTACAAGGTTTCCGTCCCTTGAATCGGCCCCCGATTTTTGTCAGCTCCCAGGGccatccccacctccacccttctTCCCGCAaaactttcccttttcccctaACTCCTCTAAAGCTCGTCCTCCTCTGCTCATTGGGGTTAAACCTCTGGTTCCATTcaccccagcctccctggcctaAGACCGCCAGAGTGAGTGAGATCAAAAGAGGGGAGTGATGGCAAGCCAGACGCTGTGGGTGGGAAATGGCCTGGGAGACGGGCCAGCTCGGGCCCGGGGAGCAGAAGGCCGGCCGGGCCGGGCTGCCGCCGCCGCGGGAGGAAAGGGGTGggcgggcagggggtggggcccagAGGAGTGCCGCCTCCCCTCTATCCCGGAGCTTGGGcggagagggaggaaaacttccTGGCCTGGGCTCCGGGCAGCTCCGTCCGCCAGCCCTCCGATCCCGCCTACCAGTGCCCGgagcttccccacccctcccccggctcCCCAGTGTCCGCCATGGCCAAAGCCTACGACCACCTCTTCAAGTTGCTGCTGATCGGGGACTCGGGGGTGGGCAAGACTTGTCTGATCATTCGCTTTGCAGAAGACAACTTCAACAACACTTACATCTCCACTATCGGTGAGCCCGCTGGCCATATCCCAGAGCCCCTAATCCCCGCATGACCTCATCCTCAGGCTCCCAGATTACTCGTGGCCCCACTCTttgccatcccccaccccccttagAGTGAGGCTTCTGAACTCTAGCCTCCCAACCCCTGACTCAGACCCATCCGTGGAGCATATCTCTGGATGGTACCCAACCTCTAAACTGTCTGAGGCCTCCAGGTAACTTCTCAGTTGTGCCAGCTCCTGGGGTTCCTGGGACCAcccttctccctcacctccccaaaTGCACATGAACCCTTCTGGATTTCCTGCTccactcctctcccccacccccacccacctccctgtaTTTCCTGTAACCCCTCTCCCTGAAGGCGGCTTCCAGTTCCGCCAGCCTCTTTCTGCCTCGCTGAGTTTCAGACTCCCCCATTGCATCCCCACTGTACCAAATTACTTCCccgtctccctgcccctcaactTAACtgggggtttggggtggggggtggaacaAAGTGGCCGGGTGTGCTGGAGGATGGCCCGAGGACTGGAACCGTGAATATGCATGCGGTCAGCCAGGCAAGGACGGTGGGAGTGGGGGGACTTTTGGGGGCTCTGAGTCAGCCTGGTGACTCAGGCTCCTCCCTAGGCTCCCAACCGGCTCTGGGGAGGTGCCCAAGTTTGCAGCAAGAacactgcctcccctcctcccctcttgtctttcttcatcttctctggCCTGGGAAATAAAACGAGGGGAATCTCAAGACAATTCTGgttagaaaagggaaggaaaatcctCTCTATCCTAGTTCAGTCTCAGGAGAAATCTTGCTTATCCTCAGATTTCTTGCTTGCAAGCCCAGCCTACTAGTTAACTCACACAGACTGGCGTCAGCTACCTTTTTCCTGGCTCTTCATCCTATGTGGCTGGAGCGTAGACGGTGGttctaagaaaacagaaaggaaaaggaatctAAAAGTAATATTCTGGGGGAGACACTGAATTCTGAGAGTtgtcacctggctggctgagtggATCCAAGGGTGCCTTAAGCCTCCCTGCAGAATTTCCATCACCtaccccctcccacacccatAAAATCCATGTAAAAACAAGATGCTTGCTACCCAGATACAGGTTTGAGAAAAGTCTCTTGGTTTTCTCCGTGCAGCAAGGCTGCTTCCCAAGTGCGCGGGTCTCCCCTGCACGCCCTCCTAACCCTCCTCGCCCTGCAGAGTCTCAGCCTGAGTGATAcgcgtgtatatatgtatgctcCACTCGTAGGAATCGACTTCAAGATCCGCACCGTGGATATAGAGGGGAAGAAGATCAAATTGCAGGTCTGGTGAGTGAACCCCCGGGACCGCTGGCCACAAACCCTCGTTTACCTCCTGTCACCCTTTCCCTTCCATTTGcctcatttctctccctttccccgcAGCGCCTTCCGGTACTTCTCCATTTCCTGTCGCCTTGCTCAGACGTCCTTCCATCCCTCTTCCTGCTCACTCAACCatttattttcagctttcttGTAACTCTCTTGCCTCTCCTGGCTTCAGAGCATTCTCTGAACTTGACAAATGTCTGCAGGGCTGCCACGTGGAAATGACATTAAAGCAGGTGAGCAGCAAATGGCAGAACTAAGACCTGACTCTGTCTGTGAGCTCCCTGAATTACCTCAAGCCCAGAAAGCTGAAGATAGAGGGCTGGGCTGTCCCAGGAAGCCCGGGACTCCGAAGGTGTGCAAGTGGCTGGTGGCCTGAGAGAGGTGTTGAGATGCAACAGATAAGAGCAGGTTGTGGTTCAAGTTCTGGCTCTGCTGTGGAAGGACTTTCATTAGTTATTTAGCCTCTCCAAATCTGCGTCCCCGTTTGTAAAATAAGGACAGTAGAACGTGTCTCACAAGTGTAGGGTGAAGATTAGCAGTGCTTGCACAGAGTAATCCTGCAACAAATAAACCCGAGACCTTGTTCCCAGCTGTCttaccttcttttcctcctttactGTTTTCTGATTCTGTTCCTTTCAGCCCCCACTCTGTTGCAGAAGCTAAATTCTTAGCAGGGGGGATTCTCTCTTCGGAGAGCTGTTCCCTCTGTGCCGCCCCACAAACGTTCCGCCTCTTCAGGGACACGGCTGGCCAGGAGCGATTCAAGACGATCACCACCGCCTACTACCGCGGGGCCATGGTACGGGGTGTGGGTCTGGACAAGGGATGAGGCGGTAGACTGCAGGGTTCTGAGAACCACGGGCCGCAGGGTCGGGCAGGGACGGTGTCAGGGTTACAGTGTGGGATGTGGAGGGCCCCACCCGGACTAGTGATTAGATTCGTGGGTAGGACTTGCAGGGTCACTTGGAGGGGCAGGAAGCAGCAACGGGGGAATGTGGACCAAGGCTCCATGGTGGACTCTTGCCATCTCCCAGGGCATTATCCTAGTGTATGACATCACAGATGAGAAATCCTTCGAGAACATTCAGAACTGGATGAAAAGCatcaaagaggtgaaaaccaTCCTGGAGAGACGGGGGACTGGGTAGAACCTGGAGGGTGAGGGGGCCGTGAAGGTGAGCAGGACCCAACTTTACTCCTCCTGCCCTTTTGCTCCCAGAATGCCTCTGCAGGGGTGCAGCGTCTGCTGCTGGGGAACAAGTGTGACATGGAGGCCAAGAGGAGAGTGCGGAAGGAGCAGGCCGATCAGGTGAGGCCCGGCTGGGCGGCCAAGGCGAGTTCGGACTCCAAGGGCTGCCGCCACCTTTATCCACCCGTCTCATCTCTCCACCCCACAGCTGGCTCGGGAGCATGGAATTCGATTCTTCGAGACAAGTGCCAAATCCAGCACAAATGTGGATGAGGTGAGACACGCCCCatgcctgccccccactcccgGAGACGGCTGTTAGGCCGCCACCGTCCCCTCCAACCTGCTCTGACCAGTCACTCCTTTCCCCCACAGGCTTTCAGCTCCCTGGCCCGGGACATCTTGCTCAAGTCAGGAGGCCGGAGATCGGTGAGTTGGTCGTGCTGGACTGAGCACAGCTGTGGGTGTGTGTCGTGTAAGGCGTGAACGCTGAGGAGGGGAGCGGTGCTAACACGGCCGGTGAGGGTGGGGCCCCTCCAAACAACGTACAATCTCAGACCCCGGCCAGCTGTTCTCACCCTGACCCCAGTGCGCTTCCACCTCTAGGGAAACAGCCACAGGCCCCCTGGCGCGGACCTGAGAGCTTGTGACAAGAAGAGCAGCAGCAGGTGCTCCCTCGGCTGAGGACCTGGGCCTGGACGCTGGGCCGAGGGCGGGCAGGTGGGGCTCGGGGTGGAGGTGGGTAGATGGCAGATGGCCGAGCGGGGAGcaaatgcagaagaaaaggaggaacGCGAGAGGAGAGAAGGTAGAatagagaggcagggagaggcgaGGAGGAGAAAGATGGCAGG from Lynx canadensis isolate LIC74 chromosome F1, mLynCan4.pri.v2, whole genome shotgun sequence includes:
- the RPS27 gene encoding 40S ribosomal protein S27 → MPLAKDLLHPSPEEEKRKHKKKRLVQSPNSYFMDVKCPGCYKITTVFSHAQTVVLCVGCSTVLCQPTGGKARLTEGCSFRRKQH
- the RAB13 gene encoding ras-related protein Rab-13; protein product: MAKAYDHLFKLLLIGDSGVGKTCLIIRFAEDNFNNTYISTIGIDFKIRTVDIEGKKIKLQVWDTAGQERFKTITTAYYRGAMGIILVYDITDEKSFENIQNWMKSIKENASAGVQRLLLGNKCDMEAKRRVRKEQADQLAREHGIRFFETSAKSSTNVDEAFSSLARDILLKSGGRRSGNSHRPPGADLRACDKKSSSRCSLG